The following coding sequences are from one Mycobacterium bourgelatii window:
- the ypfJ gene encoding KPN_02809 family neutral zinc metallopeptidase, with the protein MTFNEGMQIDTSTSSSSAGGRSVAIGGGLAGLLVVVVAMLLGVDPGGVLSQMPMNVEGATAPGFDLRQCKTGADANKYVQCRVVATGNSVDAVWTKLMRGYTRPRVRLFSGEVATGCGPASSDVGPFYCPADKTAYFDTDFFHVLVTQFGSNGGPFAEEYVVAHEFGHHVQNLLGVIGRGQQGARGAAGSGVRTELQADCYAGVWGHYASTIVQAGTGAPYLEPLSDNDIKDALSAAAAVGDDRIQEQTAGRTNPESWTHGSSRQRQKWFTIGYQSGDPNKCNTFNATDLG; encoded by the coding sequence ATGACCTTCAACGAAGGCATGCAAATCGACACCAGCACGTCGTCATCGTCTGCTGGCGGTCGCAGCGTAGCCATCGGCGGCGGGCTTGCGGGTCTGCTCGTCGTAGTGGTGGCGATGCTGCTGGGCGTCGATCCCGGTGGTGTGCTGAGCCAGATGCCGATGAACGTGGAGGGCGCCACCGCGCCCGGTTTCGACTTGCGCCAGTGCAAGACCGGTGCGGATGCCAACAAGTACGTGCAGTGCCGAGTGGTGGCCACCGGCAACTCCGTGGACGCGGTATGGACGAAGCTGATGCGCGGCTACACGCGTCCACGCGTGCGGCTGTTCAGCGGAGAGGTGGCCACCGGTTGCGGGCCGGCCAGCAGCGACGTGGGGCCGTTCTATTGCCCAGCGGACAAGACCGCGTATTTCGACACCGACTTCTTCCATGTGCTGGTGACCCAATTCGGTTCCAACGGTGGGCCATTCGCCGAAGAGTATGTGGTGGCGCATGAATTCGGTCACCACGTGCAGAACCTGCTGGGGGTGATCGGCCGCGGTCAGCAGGGTGCGCGAGGCGCCGCAGGCAGCGGCGTGCGCACCGAGTTACAGGCCGACTGCTATGCCGGCGTCTGGGGGCACTACGCATCCACCATCGTTCAGGCGGGCACCGGAGCGCCATACCTAGAACCGTTGAGCGACAACGACATTAAAGATGCGCTCTCGGCCGCGGCGGCGGTGGGCGACGACCGCATCCAGGAGCAGACCGCCGGGCGCACCAACCCGGAATCATGGACGCACGGTTCGTCCAGACAACGGCAGAAGTGGTTCACCATCGGCTACCAAAGCGGCGACCCCAACAAGTGCAACACCTTCAACGCCACGGACCTGGGCTGA
- a CDS encoding dihydrodipicolinate synthase family protein — MPDSPKPPKFHGIIAYPITPFTSGGSGGIDTKTLAALVDKLVTNGVHAIAPLGSTGELAYLDESEFDTVVDTTMTAVNGRLPVIVGVSDVTTAKTVRRAQYAQQAGADAVMVLPVSYWKLTEREIVQHYRSIGEAIDIPIMAYNNPATSGVDMSPELLVTMFDSIDNVTMVKESTGDLTRMQRIDALSEGKLPFYNGSNPLVLDALKAGASGWCTAAPNLRPQPCIDLYEAVRTGDLDKAQHLYDDLKPLLRFIVDGGLATTVKAGLDLLGFPAGDPRPPLLPLDDQGRVELQKLLASA; from the coding sequence GTGCCGGACTCGCCGAAACCGCCAAAATTTCACGGCATCATCGCCTACCCGATAACGCCGTTCACGTCCGGCGGCTCCGGCGGTATCGACACCAAGACCCTGGCCGCCCTCGTCGACAAACTCGTCACCAACGGGGTCCACGCGATCGCCCCACTCGGCAGCACCGGTGAGTTGGCCTACCTGGACGAGTCCGAGTTCGACACCGTCGTCGACACCACGATGACGGCCGTCAACGGACGGCTACCGGTCATCGTCGGCGTGTCGGATGTGACCACCGCCAAGACCGTTCGCCGGGCCCAGTATGCGCAGCAGGCGGGAGCCGACGCCGTCATGGTCCTGCCGGTGTCGTACTGGAAGCTCACCGAGCGCGAGATCGTGCAGCACTACCGCAGCATCGGCGAGGCCATCGACATCCCGATCATGGCCTACAACAATCCGGCTACCAGCGGCGTAGACATGAGTCCCGAGCTGCTGGTCACCATGTTCGACAGCATCGACAACGTCACCATGGTCAAAGAGTCGACCGGCGACCTGACCCGCATGCAGCGCATCGACGCACTCAGCGAGGGCAAGCTGCCCTTCTACAACGGCAGCAACCCGCTGGTGCTCGACGCGCTCAAAGCGGGTGCGTCCGGCTGGTGCACGGCCGCACCCAATCTGCGGCCCCAGCCGTGTATCGACCTGTATGAGGCGGTACGCACCGGCGACCTGGACAAGGCGCAACACCTGTACGACGACCTCAAGCCCCTGCTGCGGTTCATCGTCGACGGCGGCCTGGCCACCACCGTGAAGGCCGGCCTCGACCTGCTCGGCTTCCCGGCCGGTGACCCGCGGCCGCCGCTGCTACCACTTGACGACCAGGGGCGCGTCGAGTTGCAGAAACTGTTGGCAAGCGCCTGA